The sequence CGCCAAAAAGTGCGGCAAGGGCCGTCAACAATTGGAGTTCGAAGAGGTCCACTCCTAAAATTATCAGTGTTCTACTAGCACCCATAACTTTAGTCATTGCGGTTTGTGGAGTGATTACTCAAACCGGGAAAGGCATGCTTTATAAATCTGCTCATATCCTTATTGTAGGTTGCCTACTATAAATGATTTGGGAAGCTTTTCAAAACTCAAAGACCTCACTTAATATGCAAATAACGCTTCtggaatgaaatggttctttgtgagGCAAAAATTCTACGAGAAACCACACGACCCGGTAAGTGCCAATAAGGAGTCGTTATTTTTTAATAGTGTAGAGGGAGAATATTGTGTTTACTGATACTCAGATATATTCCCAACGTTCATTCACAtgttcagtgaaattaaaaatacagaaatacaagTAGACACTAATTTGTGTCTGGGACTTAAAACCCAACAAATTCTGTCCTGTAAAGAGCTCCTTCTCCCCTTTTTGAGCCACTGCCCATCAAAGGTCTGTACACGTCACTGTTGCTTTGCCACCACTCTCCGGCTTCTGGGGACAATTTTCatgatttacatttattattattattattattattattatgactgaCACCATATTCAAGACACtgaggatttgaatccacaacctcagggtctgaagtctaAAGCTTTGCCCACATCACAGTCTGTTAggctttattttcagaaagaCAGACTGGAAACCTGGAGAGTCCGGCACAGCCCAGAGCATTCAAGGATGAGGTTGTACGCGAACAGTAAAAATGGCATAGTTCAAATCACagtgttgacttttttttaacacttgTGCAAAATTAACATCCGAAAAAGTAAAATGCCTCTCGGTGTTGGTGTTAAAAGCTGGAATTAAATTGTGCAGTCAAGTTAAACGTTTTAACTCCGCCCATTTAGATTTGAAGGGCTTTGAGTAGGCGTCCACCATTTCTTTCACATCGTCTGTGCGACTTTCTAGGCGTTACATATTGTCGGAAATATTAAAGTGAGTAATCTGTCTTTGTCATTATTGATTGTTTGGTTAATGTAACAACTTTAACAAGAGAGATTTTTAATCATAACAAATGGTAAGCTTTTAGCAGCTTCACAAACCTCCAGAATATTTTATGTGGAGTTAACACTTAGCTGAGCAATATGTATCAGTCCATAATGAATGTGAATTATGTGTAAATACTCAGCTGGGTAATGCATAACAGTACAGAATAAAGAAACTGTCAACACTGCAGTGTAGTACCTGACACATCACAGAGTGGGTAAACTTAACTGTAACTGTACcttgtagagttttttttttcatttttcatttttattactatttaatttaatatatatatatatatatatatatatatatatatatatatatatatatatatatatatatatatatatatatatatttgtatcagtatactgctgctggattatgtgaatttccccttgggattaataaagtatctatctatctatctatctatctatctatctatctatctatctatctatctatctatctatctagagtaaTAATAACACCCCACAGAATAAGAGGGGGTTTGAATCTCATttgtacagtcagtcagtcaccatccaatccgctatatcctaacacagggtcacgactggctggagccaatcccatccaacacagagCACAGCAGGAATAAACAGTGTTAGATTTAACACTTATTAAAGAGTTACTTTAACACTGACAAATTTACTGTGTGGGGAGTTCGGGTCGCCTTCTTCTTTCGAAAAACTGCTCTCAAGAGGGGCCCGCGAGTAGAATAGCGAGTTCTGGGCTGGAATCGCAATTGTATTTCCAAATTCTTCCCGTTTGTGCGTTTTCTTGTCACAAGTCCAAAGACAGGAACGCAAAACAAATAGCCTAATAGTCAAATTAATACAGGACTCTGTCTTCAAAGGGGACCATCACGGCGGACTAAAGCACAGGTACATCGCTCTTTTTCAAAGGGTGGTTACCGTAAGTACCTCACTTATTGAGGTGCATTGCTAggagaccaaaagaaaaaaaaaagcattcccaCGTCAAAACAGATTATCCCGACGAGGGACATGGGTGTTAAGATAATTGGCGACTCTATAAAACTGACCTCGGAGTGTTCCCTGCATACCACCAATTGAACGGAGTCATATTGCTTTGTGAATATTGTGTTACATTACCTCATGGCTGCTTTAAGAAATCTCGTCTCATGGTTAGATTgcaccctctagtggccactcGCGCTGTCAATGGTTCACCAGAACAATTTTTCTATGGtttctttcatctttttcttcCACCTCCAAAGGCAGTGCTTGAGGTGAGCCGGTCTCACCGTTACCCAGTACCGGCACCCATTTCAATTCCAATACAGAGTTCCGGCACCTTTCCTTATCGCACAGGTGAGTACCGGCACCTCTTTAAGAGTTTTCAAGGTGGAGTTCACTTTTCACTTTGTCTCAATGATCTATTGATGTTTCAATGTACCACTACTGGGTTGCCAGGTTCCTAAAAAAATTAATAGCCCAAGGACAGCTTAAAAATAGCGAATTTGATCCAAAAAAAAATAGCCCAATGTCTGAGGAAGACAAAAGGACATACTGGAAATCAAGGGGATGGTGATAGAGCGAGAGGGTTAGGAACACACTGTTGAGGCCCAAGGTGCAGGGGTCTCCTCTGACATAATGTATATCAGAGTGAGAGACTGGGTATATACCATCACACCTTCACAAGGTAAAGAAAAATAGCACTGCAAATAGCTGGTGAAGGGGTTCCAGACAGATGAAAAACATGGTAAAAATTTGTCGGAGTGGCACTCACCCTCTTCAAAGTGCTTTGAAAGCAAAGAATCACAGTGCAACTGTCAAAGTCATTTTTACAATCAAAGCACTGGTAGGTTAAGGTGAGTCCCTGTAAGTCACAAAAGGTGTCCGCCCTCCGAGGTTTCGGCTCAAATGGCATCCTTGTGGTTTAGGATTGAACACCCTAACTGCTACGCCACTGCCTTCTAATATACACTCTGAGACTTCCCATCTGAAAGTGGGGTGAGGGGGTCAGTGGGTGAAGGGTGTCTAGCAGTAAAGATGCCAGTCCTAAAGGTCCAGCAGGACAATAGCAGATAAACAGACAGCAGCCTTACTTGTACTGTCACACAACTACACATTTGGAGCATCCACGTGATGCTACTGAGGTAGAGACATTGAGACCAACCCTTGGGGAAAGCGCGGTCACTAACAGCCTAAGTCCAGACTAGAGTTGAACAATGATGGCAGATGACACTTTTGGTTTGGTCCCTAAAGTTCCCACCTCTTCTGCTCCAAGGGCTATTTAAAGAACAACGTTGCTGGAAGTTGCCATTCATTTCTGAGACCAACTCAGAAGAGAAATGAGCGCTGCTGAAGAGAACATTTTAATCTCTTttgtctgagattggcaaggaaaGACGACAACATCCACAATCATTTTCATTTGaacttttcttttactttcattaatTTACCCAACATTAAATGGGGTCCCAGTTGGTCCCCACCCCTTTATCATttccccattttcttttgttcacaGTATATACCACCCTTCTGTTGTGTGtctagtgttgctgcctcatggGTGAGTTGTAATCCCACAATCGGTCAGTGTCTATTGTGAAGTCTGCACTTTCTCCTCATgtctacatttatatttttactggtggcttaattttttttctcccacatcacaaaaaatatggaGAATAGTTTAATAAAATGGCCTCAACAGGGATAATGTGAGGGTGGGCTGTTTCTATAATTACACTCAAtggtgccaggataggctctaaaTTTTAATTAAGAGGGTTGTCACAGATGGCCGGGACACCACTTCATTTTATGGACCgtggagcaagcctggtcaggacagtaccacccccgggatgctagatggcagcccccctgggtgacagtggtgcctcggattcccacagggctccaagggagatggagttctgtacaaccctgttgggatctgggggtgccaccagggggtgctgcagtggttcctgagcccatatgggcgGTTCTTAAGCCACACCCAGAAATGGGTCattaaacacctggagcacttctgggtgggctataaatggagccagcagccaccactccaagagccagagttgggaggagggagacaaagtttGCCGGAAAGGAGGGGACGAGATAAAGAGAAGTATTGTGGTGATTGCGCtattgtgcttgtgggactgtgttgtgcctgtgggaaacggggaaggcgttgcccacaggtgaataaaaataaaaacatttatttgttttatcagtgtgcctcctgcgtctgtgtcgggttgagcgctcatatagcaccttttgtcACAGGGTATATACTGTGCTAGCTGTCTTACCTGGCCTCAATGGCGATGTGTGAGGGTGGGCATCTTGTCCAGGGCTATTTCTATAATTACACCCAATGGTGCCAGGGTAGGTTCTAAATTTGATTAGGAGGGTATATACAGTGTCTTACCCAGCTTCACCCCAGAAATTTCCTAATACATTGGGCCTCCATTTTGGTGCCGTTGGTTAATTAAATGTATCAGAAACAGGGCCGGTTTTAGAATGATTAGCTTGGTGGTGCAGTTAGCATTGGCATTTCAAGCTGAGCAATTGAAAAGCAAGTGTGGGGATGAGGGTCATGATCGAAGAGTAGGTGGGAGAAGGAGATCCCCCCTTGGTGACTCGAGCTGCATAATCTAATAGTGTTTGCCAGCTTTGGCTTTTAGAGGGTCATGATCGAAGGGCTGTCCCCATCGGCAAATCGAGCAGCACAGTCATCACGACTCTGCATCATCATGGATCGGCAAGGTAACTTTTTTTAGCATAGTGGTGAACACCGGAacctcttgtcacacacgtgcgcatggaaggcagctaaagggcttaaatgaaggcagttctgaggcatgccgggatgtggcagagtgcactgactctttttttcacttccctgtagaccattcctgggagactccacctggctctcttgacatcacttccgggaccgaaccaatggaaacagaccttaccagctccggcccccctgatgtcacgtctgggcctaatccaatgagcgatgaacacatgcccgatccttatgacctcacttcctgtcttcccctttaaaagcctgccctttcccccttttccctcagtcttgttttggactccgttgtatgcacttcagtgctaattattgtgataaaaacgacttttgcagccgggataccatattacacgggtggctgccccaaacctttatctgttcatgtctcgttaTCGTGACACTCTTCATGAATCTTCAAGGGGACCCTAAAGGGCTCTTTGATCAACCTTCACGGCTTTGCCATGATTGATGTTTCAGCGTATCAGCACCCTTTTTTAGCATACTGTTGAGCATCAGAACCTCTGTGACAACAAAAGGGGACCCCCCCCCAAGTCGTTAATCAAATGTCACTGTATCGCTATAAAAAGAGTACCGCCATTAATTCAGTTCCACATCAAGCACTGATATGAACTGCTGCCACTCAAGCCAGTGCTCCATTGATAAAGAAGGGAACTTTTATTCCAGTAAGAATGATATCGAAGGTAGCACAAAAAAGTCATTCCTTAATTTTGCAACAACAGTGaaagaatggcaaatgcaatCCACACCAGTTAAACCTTCACAAGAGGAAATGGATGCCAGGACACAGGCCATGTTTAGGCTGGTGGTCAGTTTCCTTGGAGGGCAGCAAATCCCCCGGGATTGACAGAGGGAGCCGTCCTGTCTTTGCCGGCCGCTGTACGTGCGTTTTTCTCCGGGCCATCGACTGCCAACGGAGCACTTTCAGCACTTTGAATCCTTGAGGAGGCCTTTCCACTTAAGGAAGATATTTTAACTGCCCTCTTCATGTCATTTGCAGATTTTATGGGTGTGTtggctgcctttttttttccggCGCTCCCTGGTTTTGGAGCTGAGCAAGTACACTGGGGGGAGTGAATTGTTTTGACCGATCTACTCATGCCCAATGAGTTCTTTTTATGGCGATCATCACTGATAGCCGGCAACTTCCTGGTGACATCCTGGGCCGGTTTCATTCCTGTGGAGTTAGCTTTACTCCTTTGAAGCTTTCCAGAAGTCTCTCTTGCATTCATGTTACTGTCCACCGGGTGACTCCCGGGTGCTTCTTTAGGCCCCTGTAATTTGCGTTCATTTACAGAAGCAGTCTGTTCCTGGATAAGCCGTCTTGTTGAAGGTGCAGATCCATCCATCATCTCGATCTCCTCCATCCTGGATTCGTGTTCGTTAGTGGCATAGCGTATTCTTTGCTCGGACTGGTGGAGCAGTTCTTCCCGGAATGTCTTAAACAtatctggggggaaaaaaaagaaaactgacagtGAGGCCAATG comes from Polypterus senegalus isolate Bchr_013 chromosome 17, ASM1683550v1, whole genome shotgun sequence and encodes:
- the LOC120517966 gene encoding leucine-rich repeat-containing protein 46-like, which encodes MPSLKTVRLDRQGLTEISPLENPGNVHSLYLQQNEIEKIENLHSLSSLRFLTLAGNKIKQIENLRALSSLQFLDLSDNLIVQLDLDELPKNLIILNLTGNPCTAEKQYRTRLADALPHLRDLDNQSVLSKKDSKMDCSEDGGEEATSSEDEDDYYTHEAWSTDRVQDMFKTFREELLHQSEQRIRYATNEHESRMEEIEMMDGSAPSTRRLIQEQTASVNERKLQGPKEAPGSHPVDSNMNARETSGKLQRSKANSTGMKPAQDVTRKLPAISDDRHKKNSLGMSRSVKTIHSPQCTCSAPKPGSAGKKKAANTPIKSANDMKRAVKISSLSGKASSRIQSAESAPLAVDGPEKNARTAAGKDRTAPSVNPGGFAALQGN